The genomic region ATTAACAGAAGATGAATCAGAATCCGGAATATGGTATAATGATCGATTAATCAATGAATCTATAAACAAGTGTTTATTAAAAAATAAACCTGTACATATTAATATTCCATTTTCAGAACCACTTTATAATACCACAAACCGTTTACAAGTAAAACCTAAAATTATCAAAACTATACCTGTTAAAAATTATGTGGAAATACATAATTACAAAAAAGAAAAATATATATGGAAAAAATATAAAAAAAAAATGATCTTATTAGGATTATATTATCCGGATAAAAATATGGAAAAAATATTAAGAAAATTAAGTTTGGACCCTTCTATTGTTGTTTTTACAGAGACAACATCTCATGTGTATGGAAAATTTTTTTTCTCAAGTATAGATCAACTTATTTTTAAGATGAATCCTAAAAAATGGATAAGGTTTAAACCTCATATTTTATTGACTATTGGAGTAAATATTATATCTAAAAGAATAAAATTTCTTTTAAGAAAATATCCTCCAATATATCATTGGCACATCGGTGAACATTACGAAAATTATCCGGATACCTATCATAAATTAACAACTTATTGGCCTATCAATCCCGAATCATTTTTTAAAATTTTTTATAATTATAATCATATACGGATTTCTACTTCAGATTATAGAAAAAAATGGGAAAAATTGAGAAGAGAAAAAATGAAAAAACATCAATTTTTTTTAAAAAAAGAAAAAAGTTTTTCAGATTTAAAAGTTCTTTTTTTTGTATTCAAATCCATACCCAACAATACTATATTACAGTTAGGAAATAGTATGATTATAAGGTATTATCAACTTTTTAATGAAAAGAAATATTCTATTAAATCTTATTGTAATCGTGGTACTTCAGGAATAGATGGATGTGTTTCAACCGCTGTCGGTTCTGCTGCTATCATAAAAAAAACTGTGACACTAATTGTTGGAGATATCAGTTTTTTTTATGATAGCAATGCTTTGTGGAATAATTATATTCCACAAAGCTTTCGTATTATACTTATTAATAATGGAGGAGGGAGTATTTTTAGATATATTTCAGAAAAAAAACTTTCTAAAGAAATATTCAATTTTTTCGAAACAAAACATATTTTTTCTGCAGAAAAAATATGCGAGATGTATCATTGGAAATATGAAAAAGTATACGATCAGTATGCTTTAAAAAAAAATTTATCATGTTTTTGGAAAACATCAAGTCAACCTTTCTTGTTGGAAATAAATACTCAAAAATCTAATAATGCTACAATTTTAAAAAAATATTTATCTTATATTTCCTGATATTTCCTAATTTTTTTTTTAAAAAATATAATATCCCATAAAGCTTTAATTCTCGCAAAAACTTCTCTGACTTGTATTTTACTATCAAAAGTAAGACTTTTCGCATTAAAACCAATGACATCTAAACCAAAACAATTCGCTATAAAAATAGCTCTTTCATTATGAAATTTTTGAGATATAATCGTAAATTTTTTTTGGTGAAAAATTTTATGAACCCTGACAATAGAATGTAAAGTACTAATTCCATAAAAATCTTCATATATAAAATAAGAAGGAACTCCTTTCTTAATTAATTCTTTTTTCATCATTTTGGGTTCATTATAATTTTTTTCTCTATTATCTCCACTTACAATAATATAACGTATTTTTTTATGATGAAAAAGGAAACAAGCTGCATCTATTCTATATTTAAAATAAGCATTAATTCCTCCTCCATGTAAATATTTAGAAGTACCTAAAACAACACCAAATGTGTTATATGGAATATAATTAATTGAATTATAACTTTTTCTTATTGACCAAAAACTTATTCCAAAATAACAGAATATAATGAATGAAATAAAAAGAAAAAATATACGTTTAATTTCTAATTAACAC from Blattabacterium cuenoti harbors:
- the menD gene encoding 2-succinyl-5-enolpyruvyl-6-hydroxy-3-cyclohexene-1-carboxylic-acid synthase, producing MYSNKKIVQSLGEILKAKSIFNIIISPGSRNAPIIIHFTQHKNFKTYSIVDERCAGFFALGMAQQIRKPVVISCTSGSAVVNYYPAVTEAFYQNIPLILVTADRPKEIIDMFEGQSIHQENIFHKHVETSVQLTEDESESGIWYNDRLINESINKCLLKNKPVHINIPFSEPLYNTTNRLQVKPKIIKTIPVKNYVEIHNYKKEKYIWKKYKKKMILLGLYYPDKNMEKILRKLSLDPSIVVFTETTSHVYGKFFFSSIDQLIFKMNPKKWIRFKPHILLTIGVNIISKRIKFLLRKYPPIYHWHIGEHYENYPDTYHKLTTYWPINPESFFKIFYNYNHIRISTSDYRKKWEKLRREKMKKHQFFLKKEKSFSDLKVLFFVFKSIPNNTILQLGNSMIIRYYQLFNEKKYSIKSYCNRGTSGIDGCVSTAVGSAAIIKKTVTLIVGDISFFYDSNALWNNYIPQSFRIILINNGGGSIFRYISEKKLSKEIFNFFETKHIFSAEKICEMYHWKYEKVYDQYALKKNLSCFWKTSSQPFLLEINTQKSNNATILKKYLSYIS
- a CDS encoding SanA/YdcF family protein, with the protein product MKRIFFLFISFIIFCYFGISFWSIRKSYNSINYIPYNTFGVVLGTSKYLHGGGINAYFKYRIDAACFLFHHKKIRYIIVSGDNREKNYNEPKMMKKELIKKGVPSYFIYEDFYGISTLHSIVRVHKIFHQKKFTIISQKFHNERAIFIANCFGLDVIGFNAKSLTFDSKIQVREVFARIKALWDIIFFKKKIRKYQEI